The genomic window TGAGCCTCTCCTCAGACGGAACCGGCGATTCGTCGCCGTTATGTTTCCCATCCCGCAAACGGAAAACGCTTTCCGCTCACAGGGCCGACTTTCGGAATTTTTGTAGCAACTGATACAGATAGGCCCGGGAAAGTCCGGACAAGCGGCATGCCTCACCAACGTTTGCCCCGCATTGGCCGATCAGCCGCTCGAGGTAGCGGGCCTTTGCCTCATCCAGATATGTCTTGAACGGAGGAAGGGGTTCTTGCGGTTCGCCGGTTGGCTGAATTTTCGAGGGATTCGCCATGGCGGGGTTGTTCAGCACTTTCGCTGTCATCAGCTTGTGTTTGATGGCGTTGGTGCGGATGGCGGGTGGAAGGTGTGTGGCAAACAGGACGGGTTCATCCGATGCCGCCGCCAGGACGGAATCGATGACGTTGAACAGCTCCCGCACATTGCCCGGCCAGCCGAAAGCCGCAAGCGCCTCCAGAAAATCCGGCGCGGTTCCGTGCGGTGGCTGCTTCATCAGCGCGGATGCCCGCTCCAGGCGGTGGAAGGTGAGGGCCGGAATGTCCTGCCTGCGCTCCCGCAACGGCGGAAGCTGAATGTGCAATGCGCAAATCCGATAATACAGGTCCTGCCGAAAAAGCCCTTGCCGGACCATTTCCGCCAGGTCACGATTGGTCGCACTGATCAGCCGAAAATCGCTGAAGCATTCCTTTTTCCCGCCCAGCGGGCGAAACCGTTTCTCCTGCAGCACGCGCAAAAAGTTTTTCTGAATCCCGAGCGGCAATTCCCCGATTTCATCCAGAAACAATGTGCCCCGATGCGCCTGCAGGATCAGACCGTCCCGGTTGGCGACGGCTCCTGTGAACGCGCCTTTTTGATGCCCAAACAGGATGCTCTCGACCAGGTTCTCCGGCAGCGCCGAGCAGTCCACGACGACGAAATTGGCCGCCGCTTGCCTGCTGTTCTCGTGAATCACCCGGGCAAACAACTCCTTGCCGGTTCCGGTTTCACCGGAAATCAGCACGGGGCTGTCGCAGTTGGCCGCCTGAGCGGCCTGATCGATGCAGGCAGCCATCGGCGGGCTCTTGCCGATGATGGCATCCCGGCGAAGCGCCACGCGCAACGCCTTTTCCATCTTCTGTTTGCGGTATTGAATGGCCCGGCTCAACGACAACTGCATGTTCTGCAGGGAAGTGTTCTTTTCGATATAATCCCATGCGCCGCTTTGGATGGCGATTTCCGCCCCGTTTTCGTCGCTGAAACCCGTAATGATGATGATTTCGGGGGGCAGCTCCATAGATCGCAATTCCTGGATGATATTCAGGCCGTTGCCGTCCGGAAGGTGAATATCCAGGAAAACGACATCGTAGCGACCACATCGGGCGCTTTCCATACCCTTCGCCAGTGTGGTTTCCCACGATGCCTGCATGCCCATCCGCCCGATGAGCTGTGCCAGGGTCTGGCAGACAAGCTCGTTGTCGTCGATGATCAGGATCTGTTCCATCGATGCTTTCCTGCAGAAAATGACCGCATGAGCTTCTATACAGAGGTCATTGGCTCAAGGCTGCTTGGCCTGCCCCCGACCTGCCATTCTCCCTGCCATGATCATCGGTTTGGCGGTTTCTTTTTGCTCCTGCTCCCCGTTGGGGATATCGAAGAAACTGCTGGTCCAACCGATAGGCATCAATCGGAGAGCAATTCCTGAATGGAAGCGGCGCTCAACATCCGTTCGGTCCAGGCTTCAAGCTGCTCAAGGCTTCCCTGATCGATCCGCTCTTCCACCCATGGCGGCAACGCGCCGAAACGCTGTTGCAGGAGCCTTTTCAGGATGGATGCCATCCCCTCCAGTCTGCCTTCTGCCTTGCCCTCCATCTTTCCTTTCAGAACCCCTTGCAGAACTCCTTGCTCGATACCGACCTGGACCCCTTTTTCGATACCGACCTGAACCCCTTCCTCGAAACCCTTGCTGCGGATATATTGGGCCAGCATAACCGTCTCCTCTCTTTCGCACAGTTCCTGGTACAAGTCTTCTTTCTCTTCTTCGGAAACTTCGGCATAGATGTCGATGAAATCGACGTACTTCTCGAACAGTTTCCGATCCACGAGATCAAAGAGCCCTTTGTATGCAAGCCGGATGATCTTCTTTCTTTCGTGCTGCGGAAAATCCATCTTCGGCAGAAGAATCCGAAGCAATGGATTGCTCGTATGATAATAGTCCGCAGCGCGGTAATCAAGAATTCTGACAAGCTGATACTCGAAATGCAAAAAGAGCCGATCGGAAAAGCGGCTTTCGATAGAGCGGCGAATGTCGGTTTTCCATTTCTTTCGCGCCGTAAACAGCACGGTTGGAATGACGACGGCATCGGGGAACTGCTCCATCAGATCCGTCGTGTAGCGAAGCAGCCGGTAGATGGAAAAGCCTTTTTTGTCTTCCTGAAATTCCACGATCCACAACAGGATCCGGCCTTTTTCAAAGGAGAAGAGAATCGGCATGTCCAGCACCAGGCCACGATCCTGAAGCCTTCGCTTTTTGGGCTCCTGTCGAACGAAGGAAATCTTCTCGATGGCGCCGTATTGCTGCAGTGCATCCGGCAGCAGCCATTCCAGGGCTTGCTTCGGAAAATCGAGAAAGAGATTCTTGAAGTGATGATCGTGGGATTGCATAGAAAACCTCGAGAATGATGGTCAATATTGGCAACAGAAAAGATCGGATATTCCCCCTTTTGTGGGGGAAAGTCCATCGTGTTCACATTGGTGCATCCAAGACTTCGCGCACTTTTTTGGCGAGCGTTTCCACAGAAAAAGGCTTTTGAAGAAAATGCACATCCGTGTCGATGATGCCCTGGCGGGCGATGATATCGGCCGTATATCCCGAAATGAAGAGGCTCCGGATGTTGGGATGAATCTGTTGGATGTGCTGACTCAATTGTTTTCCGTTCATCTTTGGCATCACGACGTCCGTGATCAGCAAATGGATCGGGGTCTCGATCGATTGGGCAAGATCGATGGCTTGCTGAGCATCGCAGAGAGCCAGGACATCATACCCATAGCGTTCCAGAATGGCCTTTCCAATATCCAGAATAAGGCGATCGTCTTCCACAAACAAGATCGTTTCTTTTCCACATGAAGAAATGCCAGCGGCTTGCATACTGGTCCGATCGGATTCCGGTAATTCATCGGAACGCGGAAAATAGATGTGAAAGGTCGTTCCCTTTTCGGGCGCACTTTCCACCGTGATCCATCCTGCGTTTTGTTCGACGATGCCATATACCATCGCCAGACCGAGGCCTGTTCCCTTTCCCATCGCCTTGGTCGTGAAAAAAGGCTCGAAAATGCGGGCCAGGGTTTCCGAATCCATTCCTGTGCCGTTATCCTCGATGGACAGCCGGACATAATCACCCGGTTGTACCCCGGGTTTCGCATGGGGTTGAATGTCGGACCACGGCATATTGGCCGTTTCAATCCCAATGGTTCCGACTCCCGAAATGGCGTCCCGAGCATTCACACACAGGTTTGCCAAAATTTGATCGAGTTGGGTCGGATCGATTTTGATCGGCCATAAATCGGCTCCCGGTTTCCATTGGAACGAAATGTTCTCCCCGAGCAGGCGCTGCAGCATGCGCAGCGTTCCAGAAATGGCCTCGTTGAGATTCAAGACCTTGGGCGTAGCGATTTGTTTTCGAGCGAAAGCCAACAATTGTTGGGTCAGATTGCCGGCGCTTTCCACAATCTTTTGAATGGAGACCAGATAGCTTCGAATCGGTTCCTGACCGTCGGCTGCCACCAAGGCCATTTCGGCATAACCGGTCATGGCCTGGAGCTTGTTGTTGAAGTCATGGGCGATGCCTCCAGCCAACCTGCCGATGGACTCCAATTTTTGCGCCTGAACCAGTTGCTCTTGAAGTGTTTTCCGTTCTTCCTCCGCTTGTTTGGCGGCTGTAATGTCGGCACCAAGGGCAATACTTCCAATCGAGCGGCCACTGTCATCGAGGATCGGATTGGAAAACCAGGAAATATGCCGCAATTCACCGTTTTTGCAACGGATGATCGTTTCGAATCCCTCCACACGATGATGTTCCTGAAGAATTTGCATGGCTTTGGCAAAAATCTTTTCTCGGTATGCCGGATCCGGATACAGCCACTCCCATATCCGATCGTGACCGAGAACCTCCTCTTTGGTGTATCCGGAAATGGCTTCTGCAGCCCGGTTCCATAAGGTCACATTTCCAAGGACATCCAAGGTATCGATCCAGATGGCTGCCGTATCGATCATCTCGTTCTGAAAACGCAGGAGCTGCAGTTGGGCGTCCCGCGTTTTCCGCAGCTCCGTAATGTCGTTTCCGATACAAAGAATTTCCCGAAGATTGCCTGACTCATCCAAAACCGCCTTGTTTGTCCAGGCAATCCAGACCCGGGTATCGTCTCAGAAGAGGTATTTCGGGTAATGATGACTACGGGAACGGTGGCATAGGGTTTGGTGAAAAACGCGAAACGCTCTCGTTCTTTGGTTCGGACGATGGTAGGGGCAATGGCACAGGCGCCGCTTTCCAGGGCGCGCAGGTGTTCGTTCCATTCGCTTGAAGGGGTTTTGCGAAATGTGACACCCAGTCGGCTTTCGATCCGTTCGATGATATCCGCACCCATGCCGATGAAACGGCCGCTTTCGTCCATAAACTCGATTGGCGGAAATTCGGTGTTGAACCAAAGGGTGAGAAGCTCGGGATGGGTGTCGAGCCAAAGCCGCTCTTCGGCGCTGAGCGACAACGGGGTACTTGGCAAAGGATGGGTTGCAGCCTCGAGGTGGGAAAATCCACAGAACAGAAACAGTATCAAAAAAGCAATCACCCATCCCAGCAGCTTTTGCCTGAATGGCGGCAGCAAAAGCGATTTTTCGACAAGAAAGAAGACGCCTTTCAAAAGGCATGGTTCATCTCTCGAATCGTCGAAAGAAGCGGAAAAACGAACCATTTCATGCTCCCTTGGGTTCATTCAGGATCACCCTGGAGATGGATGTCGATGAGATCCATGTGTTTTTTGATGCGTTTTCGATCCATAAAATCAAAGAGCCCTTTGTATGCGAGCCGTAGGATCTTCTTTCTTTCGTGCTGCGGAAAATCCATCTTCGACAGAAGCATCCGAAGCAATGGCTTACTCGTTTGATAATCGTCCGAAGCGCGGTAATCAAGAATGCTGACAAGCTGATACTCGAAATAATAAAAGAGCCGATCGGAAAAATCGATGGCATTGTCAGGACTGAATCGGCCGCTATTGGGTTTCAAGCACCTTGCGGATCAGCACCGCCAGTTTCTCCACGGCGAGAGGCTTCGGCGCAAGCGCCCGGATGCCCATTTCCTTGGCCTTCTGCTCGCCGATTCTCTCGGTGAAACCGGTGCAGATGATGATGGGAATCTCGGGTCGAAGGGCAAGCACGCGCTTCGCAAGTTGTTCGCCCGTCATTTTCGGCAGGGACAGATCGGAGATGATCAGATCGTATCGCTGGGGATCGGCTGTAAACTGCGCCAGGGCCTCCTCGCTGTCCAAAAACGCATCCACCGTATAGCCCAGCCGCTCGAGCATCCGCTGTCCCATGTCGATGATCGGCTTCTCGTCGTCCACCAGCAGAATCCGCTCGGTGCCTCCCGGCACCTCCACCGGCTTTGCCGAAGGCTCGGGCACTTCCTCTTTTGGCTCAACCAGCAAGGGCAGGTACACGTGGAAGGTCGTTCCGTTGCCCAGCCAGCTTTCACACCGGATATCCCCGCCAAGTTCGGTCACGATGCCGTGCACCACGGCAAGTCCCAGACCGGTCCCCTTGCCCTGGGGCTTGGTCGTGAAATAGGGCTCGAAAATCTTCTCCATAATTGCCGGATCGATGCCGCAGCCTGTATCCGAAACCCGGATGAGGGCATAGCGGCCTGGAGGAAGGCTGGGTCCCCCGATCATCCGGTTCTTTTCGAGCCTGGCCTCCATCAACTCCAATCGGATGCTGCCGCCGGTTTTTTCCACGGCATGGTAGGCGTTGGTGATCAGGTTCATCATGACCTGATGCAACTGGGTGGGGTCTGCCATCACCCGGATGGTCTGTGGTTGCACATCGAGCTGCATCTCGATGTTGGCCGGAATGGTGGATCGGGTGAGCTTGAAGACTTCCTTGACGATGGGTTGCAGAATCACGGGGGTTTTCCGAATCTCGGCCCGCCGGCTGAAGGCCAGGATTTGCTGCACCAAATCCGCGGCCCTTTGCGTCGATTCATAGATTTTCTGGAGGTTTTGCTGTAGTGCCGACCCTTTGGGCGCATCCCAGAGGCACATCTGGGTCAAGCCCGAAATGGGAAAGAGAATGTTGTTGAAGTCATGGGCGATGCCTGCAGCCAGGGCGCCGATGGCTTCCATCTTCTGCGCCTGCCGGATTTCCCGCTCCATTTCCTTGATCCGGGTGATGTCGGTCAGCGACGAAATGAAGCCGAGCGGCTTTCCGTCGGCATCAAAGAACGCAGAGGCACTTGCAATCATCTCCAGTGTCTTGCCGTCTTTTGTGATCCTTCGGGTCTCGAATCGGACAGAAGCGCCCGTTTCGAACATTTCCATGCGTTTTTGACGATGGAATTCCCGCTCTTCTTCCGGAATAAAAGGAATCGGTCTTCCGCTGATCTCTTCGAGCTGCCAGCCGAAGAGCTTCGTAAAGGCCGGATTGACATATTGCGGTTTCGCCTCTTCATCATAGACAATCAGCGGATCGGCGACGGCATCGAAGATGGCCCGCAGGCGCGCCTCGTTCTGCTGCAGGGTTTTCAAGTGCTCCCGTTCCTTCGTCTGATCCCGGAACACGAGAACGACACCCGTGATGACGCCGTCTTCGTCGCGGATCGGCGCGCCGCTGTCTGCAATCGGCCGCTCCGTCCCATCTTTTGCGATCAGCACGGTGTGATTGGCAAGCCCGACGATCGTACCCTTGGCCAAGACTTCAAAGACCGGGTTTTCCACCTTCTGTCGGGTGGTTTCATTAACGATGTGAAAGATTTCCGTGAGCGGTTTCCCGATGGCCTCCGCTTCTGCCCATCCCGTCAGGGCTTCCGCCACCGGATTCATGCGGACCACTTTTCCATCGACATCCGTCGTGATGACCCCGTCTCCGATCCCATAAAAAGCAGCCCGAATTTCTTCGCTGGCTTTCCGCCGCAGGCGCTCTTCCCGAATCAGAGCCTGCAGATGCTGCCGCTCGATCCGGTGTAGCGTCAGCGCCGCCGTAATGACGGCGATCACGATCAACCCAAGGCACACGAAGGCGATCACCACGCCCCGATCGCGCACTTCGGAATAGACTTCTTCGGCGTCGATTTTGGTCACCAGGATCCAGTCCGAACCCGCAATGGGGCGGATATCCGCCAAAACGGCCACCCGTCGGTAATCGAGTCCCTCGTAGAGCCCTTCCTTTGCCTGTTCGAGATACCGGCGGATGAGATCGTTTTCTTCGATCCGTTGTTTATGCGAAAGGGGCGCCTCGCTTCGGTATTTCAGGTTGCACAGGGAAACGACCTGCCCTTCTTCGATGCGAAACAGCGCGGTTTCCGCACTCGGGCTTGTTCCAGGCCATGCGGCCAACATCGGAAACAGCCAATCCTTCGGGTCGGAGCGCAGAATCAGGCAAGCGATGGGCCGCCCCTCGGAATTCAACACCGGTACCCCCACATCGACATGGATGGTGTGCCCCACGGAGCAGAGGTTGATTTCGTCGAACACGATCGTCTCGGTTTCGCGAATTCTTCGAACCAGTGGCAGGACGTCTTCCGGAAGCGTCTTCATCTCGGGGTTGACGGAGATCAGAAGATTTCCCTCCGGATCGGTCAGGATCATGTTCTTCAGATGCTCGTTCGTCACGAAAAATTGCATCCGATCGAGAATCATGGCTCTCTGTAAGGCCTGCGGCCCGCCTCCGGTGGCCATCATCTCGTTGATCAGCATCCGCAAGATGCCGCTTGAGTTCATTCGGGCGTCATCCAGGCGCTCTGTGCGCCAGTTCTGGATCAACTGCGCCTTCATTGCCGCAACCGATTGGATGGTTTCGGCGTGATGGTGACGGACGACACGCTTCTCATCCTGATAGAAATGAAAGCCGGTGAAGAGCACAATGGCTGAAAAGAGGACAACGATCGCGCCGGCAGCCATTCTTCCCTGGCGCATTTTTTCTGAGCGGTTCATAGGTCGATTCCTTGTTGATAGTCTGCAGTTGGCAGTCGGCAGTGGGCAGTCTGCAGTTGGCAGTGGGCAGTGGGCAGTGGGCAGTGGGCAGTAAATAACTGGCCCATTTCCATTACCGGGGTTGGTGCCCCTTTGCCATGACCATTGGTCATGAAAATGATCTGTAGGGGCGGGTTCCAAACCCGCCCCTACCCATGCCGGATTTCCAT from Desulfatirhabdium butyrativorans DSM 18734 includes these protein-coding regions:
- a CDS encoding sigma-54-dependent transcriptional regulator, whose amino-acid sequence is MEQILIIDDNELVCQTLAQLIGRMGMQASWETTLAKGMESARCGRYDVVFLDIHLPDGNGLNIIQELRSMELPPEIIIITGFSDENGAEIAIQSGAWDYIEKNTSLQNMQLSLSRAIQYRKQKMEKALRVALRRDAIIGKSPPMAACIDQAAQAANCDSPVLISGETGTGKELFARVIHENSRQAAANFVVVDCSALPENLVESILFGHQKGAFTGAVANRDGLILQAHRGTLFLDEIGELPLGIQKNFLRVLQEKRFRPLGGKKECFSDFRLISATNRDLAEMVRQGLFRQDLYYRICALHIQLPPLRERRQDIPALTFHRLERASALMKQPPHGTAPDFLEALAAFGWPGNVRELFNVIDSVLAAASDEPVLFATHLPPAIRTNAIKHKLMTAKVLNNPAMANPSKIQPTGEPQEPLPPFKTYLDEAKARYLERLIGQCGANVGEACRLSGLSRAYLYQLLQKFRKSAL
- a CDS encoding DUF4351 domain-containing protein → MQSHDHHFKNLFLDFPKQALEWLLPDALQQYGAIEKISFVRQEPKKRRLQDRGLVLDMPILFSFEKGRILLWIVEFQEDKKGFSIYRLLRYTTDLMEQFPDAVVIPTVLFTARKKWKTDIRRSIESRFSDRLFLHFEYQLVRILDYRAADYYHTSNPLLRILLPKMDFPQHERKKIIRLAYKGLFDLVDRKLFEKYVDFIDIYAEVSEEEKEDLYQELCEREETVMLAQYIRSKGFEEGVQVGIEKGVQVGIEQGVLQGVLKGKMEGKAEGRLEGMASILKRLLQQRFGALPPWVEERIDQGSLEQLEAWTERMLSAASIQELLSD
- a CDS encoding ATP-binding protein — protein: MDESGNLREILCIGNDITELRKTRDAQLQLLRFQNEMIDTAAIWIDTLDVLGNVTLWNRAAEAISGYTKEEVLGHDRIWEWLYPDPAYREKIFAKAMQILQEHHRVEGFETIIRCKNGELRHISWFSNPILDDSGRSIGSIALGADITAAKQAEEERKTLQEQLVQAQKLESIGRLAGGIAHDFNNKLQAMTGYAEMALVAADGQEPIRSYLVSIQKIVESAGNLTQQLLAFARKQIATPKVLNLNEAISGTLRMLQRLLGENISFQWKPGADLWPIKIDPTQLDQILANLCVNARDAISGVGTIGIETANMPWSDIQPHAKPGVQPGDYVRLSIEDNGTGMDSETLARIFEPFFTTKAMGKGTGLGLAMVYGIVEQNAGWITVESAPEKGTTFHIYFPRSDELPESDRTSMQAAGISSCGKETILFVEDDRLILDIGKAILERYGYDVLALCDAQQAIDLAQSIETPIHLLITDVVMPKMNGKQLSQHIQQIHPNIRSLFISGYTADIIARQGIIDTDVHFLQKPFSVETLAKKVREVLDAPM
- a CDS encoding transporter substrate-binding domain-containing protein codes for the protein MVRFSASFDDSRDEPCLLKGVFFLVEKSLLLPPFRQKLLGWVIAFLILFLFCGFSHLEAATHPLPSTPLSLSAEERLWLDTHPELLTLWFNTEFPPIEFMDESGRFIGMGADIIERIESRLGVTFRKTPSSEWNEHLRALESGACAIAPTIVRTKERERFAFFTKPYATVPVVIITRNTSSETIPGSGLPGQTRRFWMSQAIFGKFFVSETTLRSCGKRGTPNCSSCVFRTR
- a CDS encoding hybrid sensor histidine kinase/response regulator — its product is MNRSEKMRQGRMAAGAIVVLFSAIVLFTGFHFYQDEKRVVRHHHAETIQSVAAMKAQLIQNWRTERLDDARMNSSGILRMLINEMMATGGGPQALQRAMILDRMQFFVTNEHLKNMILTDPEGNLLISVNPEMKTLPEDVLPLVRRIRETETIVFDEINLCSVGHTIHVDVGVPVLNSEGRPIACLILRSDPKDWLFPMLAAWPGTSPSAETALFRIEEGQVVSLCNLKYRSEAPLSHKQRIEENDLIRRYLEQAKEGLYEGLDYRRVAVLADIRPIAGSDWILVTKIDAEEVYSEVRDRGVVIAFVCLGLIVIAVITAALTLHRIERQHLQALIREERLRRKASEEIRAAFYGIGDGVITTDVDGKVVRMNPVAEALTGWAEAEAIGKPLTEIFHIVNETTRQKVENPVFEVLAKGTIVGLANHTVLIAKDGTERPIADSGAPIRDEDGVITGVVLVFRDQTKEREHLKTLQQNEARLRAIFDAVADPLIVYDEEAKPQYVNPAFTKLFGWQLEEISGRPIPFIPEEEREFHRQKRMEMFETGASVRFETRRITKDGKTLEMIASASAFFDADGKPLGFISSLTDITRIKEMEREIRQAQKMEAIGALAAGIAHDFNNILFPISGLTQMCLWDAPKGSALQQNLQKIYESTQRAADLVQQILAFSRRAEIRKTPVILQPIVKEVFKLTRSTIPANIEMQLDVQPQTIRVMADPTQLHQVMMNLITNAYHAVEKTGGSIRLELMEARLEKNRMIGGPSLPPGRYALIRVSDTGCGIDPAIMEKIFEPYFTTKPQGKGTGLGLAVVHGIVTELGGDIRCESWLGNGTTFHVYLPLLVEPKEEVPEPSAKPVEVPGGTERILLVDDEKPIIDMGQRMLERLGYTVDAFLDSEEALAQFTADPQRYDLIISDLSLPKMTGEQLAKRVLALRPEIPIIICTGFTERIGEQKAKEMGIRALAPKPLAVEKLAVLIRKVLETQ